A section of the Telopea speciosissima isolate NSW1024214 ecotype Mountain lineage chromosome 3, Tspe_v1, whole genome shotgun sequence genome encodes:
- the LOC122654160 gene encoding cell division cycle protein 48 homolog — MADSSSSAADHGQPSSSSDPKGNKRDFSTAILERKKSPNRLVVDEAINDDNSVVSMNPATMEKLQFFRGDTVLIKGKKRKDTVCIVLGEDQCEEPKIRMNKVVRANLRVRLGDVVSVHQCPDVKYGKRVHILPIDDTIEGVTGNLFDVYLKPYFLESYRPLRKGDLFLVRGGMRSVEFKVIETDPGEYCVVAPDTEIFCEGDPIKREDEERLNEVGYDDVGGVRKQMAQIRELVELPLRHPQLFKSIGVKPPKGILLYGPPGSGKTLIARAVANETGAFFFLINGPEIMSKLAGESESNLRKAFEEAEKNAPSIIFIDEIDSIAPKREKTHGEVERRIVSQLLTLMDGLKSRAHVIVMGATNRPNSIDPALRRFGRFDREIDIGVPDEVGRLEVLRIHTKNMKLAEDVDLEKVSKNTHGYVGADLAALCTEAALQCIREKMDVIDLEDETIDAEVLNSMSVTNEHFQTALGSSNPSALRETVVEVPNVSWEDIGGLDNVKRELQETVQYPVEHPEKFEKFGMSPSKGVLFYGPPGCGKTLLAKAIANECQANFISVKGPELLTMWFGESEANVREIFDKARGSAPCVLFFDELDSIATQRGSSVGDAGGAADRVLNQLLTEMDGMTAKKTVFIIGATNRPDIIDPALLRPGRLDQLIYIPLPDEASRLQIFKSCLRKSPVARDVDLTALARYTHGFSGADITEICQRACKYAIRENIEKDIEREKKRNENPEAMEEDDVDDVPEIKAAHFEESMKFARRSVSDADIRKYQLFAQTLQQSRGFGSEFRFPDRPENATGTGASDPFSSAAAGGEDDDLYG, encoded by the exons GAAAGGTAATAAAAGGGACTTTTCTACTGCAATATTGGAACGCAAAAAGTCTCCAAACCGCCTTGTTGTTGATGAAGCTATAAATGATGACAATTCTGTTGTTTCCATGAATCCTGCCACAATGGAAAAGCTCCAGTTTTTCCGTGGAGACACAGTTTTAATCAAG GGGAAGAAGCGAAAGGACACAGTCTGCATAGTTCTTGGTGAAGATCAATGCGAAGAACCAAAAATCAGAATGAATAAAGTTGTACGTGCTAATCTTAGGGTACGTCTCGGGGATGTTGTCTCTGTCCATCAATGTCCAGATGTGAAGTATGGGAAACGTGTCCACATCCTTCCTATTGATGATACAATCGAGGGTGTGACAGGGAACCTGTTTGATGTGTATTTGAAGC cATATTTCTTGGAATCGTACCGACCTTTGAGGAAAGGTGATCTTTTTCTTGTAAGGGGGGGCATGCGAAGTGTTGAATTCAAAGTTATTGAGACAGATCCTGGTGAATATTGTGTCGTTGCACCAGACACAGAGATCTTCTGTGAGGGAGACCCTATCAAACGCGAGGATGAGGAGCGCTTAAATGAGGTTGgctatgatgatgttggtggtgTCAGGAAGCAAATGGCTCAGATACGTGAGCTGGTAGAGCTTCCTTTGAGACACCCCCAACTGTTCAAGTCCATTGGTGTAAAACCTCCAAAAGGCATCTTGCTTTATGGGCCACCAGGTTCGGGGAAAACCCTTATTGCAAGGGCTGTTGCCAATGAGACTGGtgcattcttcttcttgataaaTGGACCTGAGATAATGTCGAAGTTGGCTGGTGAAAGTGAAAGCAATTTAAGAAAGGCTTTTGAAGAAGCTGAGAAGAATGCTCCTTCCATCATTTTCATTGATGAGATAGATTCTATTGCCccaaagagagaaaagacaCATGGTGAAGTGGAAAGACGTATAGTGTCCCAACTTCTTACTTTAATGGATGGTCTTAAGTCCCGAGCACATGTGATTGTGATGGGAGCCACCAATAGGCCCAATAGCATTGACCCTGCTCTTAGGAGATTTGGTAGATTCGATCGAGAAATAGATATTGGTGTGCCTGATGAGGTGGGGAGGCTGGAAGTTCTTCGTATACATACAAAGAATATGAAACTTGCAGAAGAT GTTGATCTGGAAAAAGTATCAAAAAATACACACGGTTATGTTGGTGCTGATCTTGCTGCTCTTTGCACTGAGGCTGCTCTTCAGTGCATTAGGGAGAAAATGGATGTTATTGACTTAGAAGATGAGACAATTGATGCAGAAGTTTTAAATTCAATGTCTGTAACAAACGAGCATTTCCAAACTGCCCTGGGATCTTCCAATCCATCAGCCTTGCGTGAAACG GTTGTTGAGGTGCCCAATGTCTCATGGGAAGATATTGGTGGGTTGGACAATGTGAAAAGAGAGCTTCAGGAG ACTGTCCAATACCCAGTGGAGCATCCGGAGAAGTTCGAAAAGTTTGGCATGTCTCCATCCAAAGGTGTCCTCTTCTATGGTCCACCTGGGTGTGGTAAAACCCTACTCGCTAAAGCAATTGCAAATGAGTGTCAAGCAAATTTTATTAGTGTCAAAGGACCTGAATTACTGACAATGTGGTTTGGGGAAAGTGAGGCGAATGTTCGAGAGATATTTGACAAGGCACGGGGGTCAGCTCCATGTGTACTATTCTTTGATGAACTTGATTCTATTGCCACTCAG CGTGGGAGTTCAGTAGGAGATGCTGGGGGTGCTGCAGACAGGGTTTTGAACCAACTCTTGACAGAGATGGATGGAATGACTGCGAAGAAGACAGTTTTCATAATTGGGGCGACGAACAGGCCAGATATTATTGATCCTGCGTTGCTCAGGCCTGGCCGTCTGGACCAGTTGATATATATTCCACTACCAGATGAAGCCTCTCGTCTCCAAATCTTCAAATCATGCTTGCGCAAATCACCTGTCGCTCGGGATGTTGACCTTACAGCTCTTGCACGGTACACTCATGGTTTCAGTGGTGCAGATATCACTGAGATCTGTCAGCGTGCTTGCAAATATGCTATCAGGGAGAACATTGAGAAG GATattgagagggagaagaagaggaatgaaaaCCCAGAAGCAATGGAAGAGGATGATGTGGATGATGTTCCTGAGATTAAGGCAGCACATTTTGAAGAGTCCATGAAATTTGCTCGCAGAAGTGTTAGTGATGCTGATATCAGGAAGTATCAGCTATTCGCTCAGACTCTCCAGCAATCTAGAGGCTTTGGATCAGAGTTTCGGTTCCCGGATCGCCCTGAGAATGCCACTGGAACCGGGGCTTCAGATCCATTCTCTTCTGCTGCAGCTGGTGGGGAAGATGACGACTTATATGGTTAA
- the LOC122654373 gene encoding LRR receptor-like serine/threonine-protein kinase RGI3, whose product MPVNKWRWNLFSFLFFFTSLPFLVFAVNEQGQTLLWWKRSLNGSLEIFNDWDPNDVSPCNWFGISCNYAQEVVELNLKFVDLLGHVPSNLTSLKSLNKLVLSGTNLSGSIPKELGSLTELIHLDLSDNALTGVIPSEICRLARLERLFLSSNRLEGSIPVEIGNLSRLTWLILYDNQLSGTIPSTIGSLKKLQVLRAGGNKDLQGALPQEIGNCSDLVMLGLAETSISGFLPPTLGLLKKLQTLAIYTALLSGQIPPELGECNELQSIYLYENELTGSIPIRLGNLPNLRNLLLWQNNLVGVIPPELGNCNQLLVIDLSMNSITGSIPQTFGDLSSLQELQLSVNQISGRIPTELGNCQNLTHIELDNNQITGTIPSEFGRLSNLTLLFLWANKLEGNMPASIALCRNLEAIDLSQNGLTGPIPKGIFELQNLNKLLLLSNNLSGVIPPEIGRCASLIRFRAGNNKITGPIPPEIGNLVNLNFLDLGSNRLTGILPSNISGCRNLTFLDLHSNAITGNLPESFNELVSLQFIDISDNLIEGFLSPSMGSLSSLTKLVLAKNRFTGPIPAELGSYTKLQLLDMSGNDFTGEIPPSVGKIPSLEIALNLSCNRLTGKIPAEFSGLNKLGILDLSHNQLSGELQVFSQLQNLVVLNISYNNFTGRVPDTPFFTKLPLSDLSGNPALCFSGNHCASDGRGDAARHAAAAARVAMIVLLCTACALLIAALYIILRGRRRASGFGGAHDCDVEGDEDVAMAPPWEVTLYQKLDLSIADVAKCLTPSNIIGKGRSGVVYRANLTSSGLTIAVKKFRSSEMFSASAFSSEIATLARIRHRNIVRLLGWGANRKTKMLFYDYLPNGTLGALLHEGCTGSSVEWETRFKIALGVAEGLAYLHHDCVPPILHRDVKAHNILLGERYEACLADFGFARLVEEDDNGSFSASPQFAGSYGYIAPEYGCSSKITEKSDVYSYGVVLLEIITGKMPVDPTFPDGQHVVQWVRDHLRSKRDPVEILDPKLQGRPDSQIQEMLQALGISLLCASNRAEDRPTMKDVAALLKEIRQDPPPGSEAQKPKPELMPSYSSSVSPAQLLRLQGSSHCSIAYSSSSGGPVSHSRGRNQ is encoded by the exons ATGCCTGTAAACAAATGGAGATGGaacctcttctccttccttttcttcttcacctCCCTCCCCTTCCTTGTCTTCGCAGTCAACGAACAAGGCCAAACACTTCTGTGGTGGAAGAGGAGCTTGAACGGGTCTCTGGAGATCTTTAATGACTGGGACCCAAACGATGTTAGTCCCTGTAATTGGTTTGGGATCTCCTGCAACTACGCACAGGAAGTAGTGGAGCTGAATTTGAAGTTCGTGGATCTATTGGGTCATGTTCCTTCCAATCTAACTTCGTTGAAATCGTTGAACAAGCTGGTTCTGTCAGGAACGAACCTCAGTGGTTCCATACCTAAAGAACTAGGTAGTCTTACTGAATTGATTCACTTGGACTTGAGTGACAATGCGTTGACCGGTGTAATCCCCAGTGAGATTTGCAGATTGGCCAGGCTCGAGAGACTCTTCCTCAGTTCGAATCGCCTTGAGGGGTCCATTCCAGTCGAAATTGGAAACCTTTCAAGGTTGACATGGTTGATTCTCTACGACAATCAGCTCAGTGGTACAATTCCCAGTACCATAGGTAGCTTGAAGAAGCTCCAAGTACTAAGAGCTGGCGGAAACAAGGATCTTCAAGGTGCTCTGCCGCAGGAGATTGGGAATTGCAGTGATTTGGTAATGCTAGGCCTTGCAGAGACGAGCATATCTGGGTTCCTCCCTCCTACTCTGGGTCTCCTCAAGAAGCTTCAGACTCTGGCGATCTACACCGCTCTACTCTCGGGCCAAATCCCTCCGGAGCTTGGCGAATGTAACGAGTTGCAGAGCATTTACTTATATGAAAACGAACTCACCGGATCCATTCCTATTCGGTTGGGTAATCTGCCTAATCTGAGAAACCTACTGCTCTGGCAGAACAACCTCGTGGGAGTCATTCCTCCAGAGCTGGGGAACTGCAACCAGTTGTTGGTGATCGACTTGTCCATGAATTCCATCACGGGGAGCATTCCACAGACGTTTGGGGATCTGAGCTCACTGCAAGAGCTGCAATTGAGCGTAAATCAAATCTCTGGCAGGATCCCGACGGAGCTTGGTAATTGTCAAAATCTGACTCATATCGAGCTAGACAACAATCAAATAACAGGTACGATTCCTTCTGAATTTGGACGGCTTTCGAATCTGACCTTGTTGTTCTTGTGGGCAAATAAACTCGAAGGAAATATGCCGGCATCAATTGCTCTCTGCCGGAATCTCGAAGCCATTGATTTGTCTCAGAACGGTCTGACAGGGCCCATCCCTAAAGGAATCTTCGAGTTGCAGAATCTAAACAAGCTGCTGCTTCTATCGAACAATCTCTCCGGTGTGATCCCTCCGGAGATCGGAAGGTGCGCTTCTCTGATCCGATTCAGAGCCGGCAACAACAAGATCACCGGGCCAATCCCTCCGGAGATAGGGAATTTGGTGAATTTGAATTTCTTGGATCTCGGCTCGAACCGTTTGACCGGAATCCTACCGTCCAATATCTCCGGCTGCCGAAATCTGACGTTCCTCGACTTGCATTCCAACGCAATAACCGGTAACCTACCAGAAAGTTTCAATGAGCTGGTTTCCCTCCAATTCATTGACATATCCGATAACTTGATAGAAGGGTTTCTGAGTCCGAGCATGGGATCGCTGAGTTCACTCACCAAGCTCGTCCTAGCTAAGAACCGATTCACAGGTCCGATCCCTGCAGAGCTTGGATCCTACACCAAACTCCAGTTACTGGACATGAGCGGGAACGACTTCACCGGCGAAATACCGCCGAGCGTGGGCAAGATTCCGTCACTCGAGATTGCCTTAAATCTGAGCTGTAACAGACTCACCGGTAAGATTCCGGCAGAGTTTTCAGGATTGAATAAACTCGGAATCCTCGATCTCTCCCACAACCAGCTCTCCGGCGAACTTCAAGTTTTCTCTCAACTTCAAAATCTCGTGGTCCTCAACATATCTTACAACAATTTCACTGGGAGAGTGCCGGACACACCTTTCTTCACTAAACTTCCATTGAGCGACCTATCAGGTAACCCAGCCCTGTGCTTCTCCGGCAACCACTGTGCCTCCGACGGACGAGGCGATGCTGCACGTCACGCGGCAGCCGCAGCTCGTGTGGCGATGATAGTGTTACTGTGCACCGCGTGTGCACTGCTGATTGCGGCGCTCTATATCATCCTAAGGGGGAGAAGACGAGCAAGTGGCTTCGGTGGGGCCCATGATTGCGATGTGGAAGGAGATGAGGACGTGGCGATGGCACCACCATGGGAGGTGACGCTTTACCAGAAACTCGACTTGTCCATTGCTGACGTGGCAAAGTGCCTCACCCCTAGCAATATCATTGGGAAAGGACGTTCTGGCGTGGTGTACAGAGCGAATCTAACTTCTTCGGGTTTAACGATTGCCGTGAAGAAATTCCGGTCGTCGGAGATGTTCTCCGCATCGGCATTCTCATCGGAGATTGCCACGTTAGCTAGGATACGCCACAGGAACATTGTACGGCTATTGGGTTGGGGAGCTAACCGGAAGACGAAGATGCTGTTTTACGATTACCTGCCGAACGGGACGTTGGGAGCGTTGCTGCACGAGGGATGCACTGGATCATCAGTGGAATGGGAGACCCGGTTCAAGATTGCGTTGGGGGTGGCGGAGGGTTTGGCCTACCTGCACCATGACTGTGTTCCCCCAATCCTTCATCGAGACGTGAAAGCCCATAACATTCTCTTGGGAGAGAGATACGAGGCTTGCTTAGCAGATTTTGGCTTTGCCAGACTTGTCGAAGAAGACGACAATGGTTCCTTCTCTGCTAGCCCTCAGTTTGCTGGTTCCTACGGCTACATTGCTCCAG AGTATGGTTGTTCGAGTAAGATTACAGAGAAGAGCGATGTATACAGCTACGGTGTGGTCCTGTTAGAAATCATAACGGGGAAGATGCCGGTGGACCCTACATTTCCAGATGGGCAACACGTGGTTCAATGGGTGCGTGACCACCTGAGGAGCAAGCGGGACCCAGTGGAGATCCTCGATCCCAAGCTTCAAGGTCGGCCAGACTCTCAGATACAAGAAATGCTGCAAGCGCTGGGAATCTCTCTGCTCTGCGCTAGCAACCGTGCAGAAGATAGGCCCACCATGAAAGACGTGGCGGCATTGTTGAAGGAGATCCGACAGGACCCACCACCTGGAAGTGAAGCACAGAAACCCAAGCCAGAGCTGATGCCTTCGTACTCTTCATCAGTATCGCCAGCGCAGCTGCTGCGGCTCCAGGGATCCTCGCATTGTTCCATTGCCTACTCCTCGTCCTCTGGAGGTCCTGTCTCTCATTCTCGGGGAAGGAACCAATGA